One genomic segment of Pleurodeles waltl isolate 20211129_DDA chromosome 11, aPleWal1.hap1.20221129, whole genome shotgun sequence includes these proteins:
- the LOC138265644 gene encoding receptor-type tyrosine-protein phosphatase eta-like, which produces MLAKGAIEEVSVQHRGLGFYSRFFLIRKTSGEWRPNLDLRKLNKFLRKQSFHMITLLDILHLLNPGDYMTTMDPQDAYFHTPVHVKHRKYLRFTVAGGHYQFKVLPFGLKSAPQIFTKCLAPVAGYLPNRGFQVFPYLDDWLIKASSSQLASKATNVCLELFHSLGLIVNFQKSVTLPTRRIVFLGAELDTIENKAYVTQARQQKLANLVSGSQEEVPNVTNNLKVTDVSVDSISLSWLPPTGNKSLYFVQVIGNPAFNLTSYTEFVLIINLTPGNHYTFLVSAVAGNGVLGKSSIISEYTVPNVTKNLKVTDVSVDSILLSWLPPTGNKSFYFVQVLGNPAFNLTSYTEFVLITNLTPGNHYTLLVSAVAGNGVLGNSNIMTEYKVPHVTKDLNVTDVSIDSISLSWLPPTGNKSFYYVQVSGNPAFNLTSYSEFVLITNLTPGNHYTFLVSAVAGNGVLGNSSIIAEYTVPNVTNNLKVTDVSVDSISLSWLPPTGNKSWYFVQVLGNPAFILTSYTEFVLITNLTPGNHYTFLVSAVAGNGVLGNSSIITEYTVPNVTNNLKVTDVSVDSISLSWLPPTGNKSFYFVQVSGNPTFNLTSYSEFVLITNLTPGNHYTFLVSAVAGNGVLGNSSIIAEYTVSP; this is translated from the exons ATGCTCGCCAAGGGAGCGATCGAGGAGGTTTCGGTTCAGCACAGAGGACTCGGGTTCTATTCCCGGTTCTTTCTAATAAGGAAGACGTCAGGGGAATGGAGGCCGAACCTAGATCTCAGGAAGCTGAACAAGTTTCTACGGAAACAATCCTTTCATATGATCACGTTGTTGGATATCCTGCACCTTTTGAACCCTGGAGACTACATGACAACAATGGatccccaggatgcttatttccacacacCGGTACATGTAAAACATCGCAAGTATCTCCGCTTCACTGTGGCAGGTggccattatcaattcaaagtcctcccattcGGCTTGAAGTCAGCACCACAAATTTTCACGAAATGTCTTGCCCCAGTAGCAGGCTATCTCCCCAACAGGGGTTttcaggtgttcccatacctggacgactggctgataaaagcttCTTCATCACAGCTAGCGTCCAAGGCTACCAACGTCTGCCTAGAACTATTTCACAGTTTGGGACTAATAGTGAATTTCCAGAAATCAGTCACTCTTCCTACACGCAGGATAGTCTTTTTGGGTGCCGAACTTGATACCATTGAAAACAAAGCATACGTCACTCAGGCACGGCAGCAGAAACTAGCCAACTTAGTGTCAGGATCTCAAGAAGAAG TGCCTAATGTAACCAACAATCTTAAagtcacagatgtttcagtagattcaatatcactgagctggctaccaccaactggCAACAAAAGCTTGTATTTTGTGCAAGTGATAGGAAATCCtgccttcaatttgacatcttacACTGAATTTGTGCTCATCATAAATTTAACACCCGGGAATCACTATACATTCTTAGTCTCAGCTGTTGCTGGAAATGGTGTACTGGGGAAAAGCAGTATCATATCAGAATACACAG tgCCCAATGTAACTAAGAATCTTAAagtcacagatgtttcagtagattcaatttTACTGAGCTGGCTGCCACCAACTGGCAACAAAAGCTTCTATTTTGTGCAAGTGTTAGGAAATCCtgccttcaatttgacatcttacactgaatttgtgctcatcacaaatttaacGCCTGGGAATCACTATACACTCTTAGTCTCAGCTGTGGCTGGAAATGGTGTATTGGGGAACAGCAATATCATGACAGAATACAAAG TGCCCCATGTAACCAAGGATCTTAATGTCACAGACGTTTCAAtagattcaatttcactgagctggctaccaccaactggGAACAAAAGCTTCTATTATGTGCAAGTGTCAGGAAATCCtgccttcaatttgacatcttacAGTGAATTTGTGCTCATCACTAATTTAACACCAGGGAATCACTATACATTCTTAGTCTCCGCTGTTGCTGGAAATGGTGTATTAGGTAACAGCAGTATCATAGCAGAATACACAG tgcccaatgtaaccaacaatcttaaagtcacagatgtttcagtagattcaatttcactgagctggctaccaccaactggCAACAAAAGCTGGTATTTTGTGCAAGTGTTAGGAAATCCTGCCTTCATTTTGACATCTTACActgaatttgtgctcatcacaaatttaacacctgggaatcactatacattcttagtctcagctgtggctggaaatggtgtactggggaacagcaGTATCATAACAGAATACACAG TGCCTAATGTAACCAACAATCTTAAagtcacagatgtttcagtagattcaatttcactgagctggctaccaccaactggcaacaaaagcttctattttgtgcaagtgtcaggaaatcctaccttcaatttgacatcttacagtgaatttgtgctcatcacaaatttaacaccaGGGAATCACTATACATTCTTAGTCTCAGCTGTGGCTGGAAATGGTGTATTAGGGAACAGCAGTATCATAGCAGAATACACAG TGAGTCCCTGA